Proteins from a genomic interval of Arachis hypogaea cultivar Tifrunner chromosome 10, arahy.Tifrunner.gnm2.J5K5, whole genome shotgun sequence:
- the LOC112715768 gene encoding uncharacterized protein, producing the protein MEDALHANAPLDYASIRIFPNQNRYEAFVFKGKQSEQVLAGHLEHLLPHIPAINKLYAKGSNVNFDLELPENMHGAEWFSKATVTRFLHIISSPDLIIDINTIMDEMSQLEESKKFHVSLYGKPEEKSLSSDASKNELLRAMDLRLTALRSKLVEIIDKATGDTCSREAMTHLAKFSQHFGAVKIENSLCKFIELNQTSQDTGPLNNETPSTTCKGTSSAASNPVKVRQISRSSNSDAPVVYGVSPAKAAQIERQSSTESEESSNSSDEDQISAERSRSLVRSATPRRSASPMRRVQIGRAGPRRAAALTIKSLNFFPGKGGPISYRDAAENGSEGEVSEQPYKKSEIDVRRITVQDAISLFEGKQRDQTADVQKRKSLADVSISTNKSVLRRWSAGMGETSVQDQPEVATEDPLPVTSNDVVDVDNHKNSEEVVSDFTSESHDNDEINAGDIKQERQENSSYAIDNAKETESKEETARKLAASEEWNKRKQEEFNQILKKMVESKPVMFGKSQPSRNQNIPFEQRGGSYDNYKEKRDAKLRGENTGKRVEKEAQFREMQQLLDKRKEMLSKNLSASKKSATRLPQKSLRNPTQPANSPKETSKPIATKKTSKTSPVPAIRKSWSAMPSPRAAGTSPVKSRSGISSASTTPTRRKPISTSSVPQPIPQREKSQHRNRNEKEPQTGSARSVKSNEKWQTAVANKSKATKAKVTKASEETTVPSKISLASKGTKKSSVVPLESKPFLRKGSRMGNGTGTGAGNLNKRKTPPKLDKSLNENGIQHQETELVLNASDLNSQHSDRDTATPTHQNSATEPETQVNNHLQCGEIGNLDQDPTEVGDVSTDVIESPIEIRNEESTISPSAWVEETEEDLELSRPCDDNTFQPTSLAGIPPAGSASPRVRHSLSQMLQEENSEPDTCEWGNAENPPAIISQKDAPKGFKRLLKFARKSKGGGDTGSTGWSSPSVFSEGEDDAEDFKNSNKRNADNLLRKAALNMKSYGQPKSSMHEGYERNLASRDDGKGSHKMHDGVSSTRATRSFFSLSAFRGSKPSES; encoded by the exons GTATGAGGCATTTGTATTTAAGGGGAAACAATCTGAGCAAGTGTTGGCCGGACATTTGGAACACCTGTTGCCGCATATACCTGCAATAAACAAATTATATGCCAAGGGATCTAACGTGAACTTTGATCTTGAGTTGCCAGAAAATATGCATGGTGCTGAATGGTTTTCAAAAGCTACTGTTACAAG GTTCCTGCATATTATTAGTTCACCAGATTTGATAATTGACATTAATACTATCATGGATGAGATGTCACAGTTGGAGGAGTCGAAAAAATTCCATGTTTCATTATATGGAAAG CCTGAAGAAAAAAGCTTGTCATCTGATGCTTCAAA GAACGAATTATTACGAGCAATGGACCTAAGGCTTACAGCATTGAGAAGCAAGTTGGTTGAAATAATTGACAAGGCTACTGGTGATACCTGCTCCCGTGAAGCTATGACTCATTTAGCAAAATTTTCTCAACATTTTGGTGCTGTTAAAATTGA GAATTCTTTGTGCAAGTTTATAGAACTAAATCAAACGAGCCAGGATACTGGTCCCTTGAACAATGAAACACCCTCGACTACATGTAAGGGGACAAGCAGTGCTGCAAGCAACCCTGTTAAAGTTCGGCAGATTTCCAGGTCATCTAACTCTGATGCCCCTGTTGTCTACGGTGTTTCACCAGCTAAAGCTGCTCAAATTGAGAGGCAGAGTTCAACAGAAAGTGAGGAGTCTTCTAACTCAAGTGATGAGGATCAAATATCTGCTGAGAGAAGTCGTTCTCTTGTAAGATCTGCAACACCCAGAAGGTCGGCATCCCCAATGCGAAGGGTACAAATAGGAAGAGCAGGACCTCGCAGAGCTGCTGCATTAACTATAAAGAGTCTCAATTTTTTTCCTGGCAAAGGGGGGCCAATTTCTTATAGAGATGCTGCTGAAAATGGCTCTGAAGGGGAAGTATCTGAGCAACCCTATAAGAAATCAGAAATTGATGTTAGGAGGATAACGGTGCAAGATGCCATCAGTCTTTTTGAAGGTAAACAGCGGGATCAAACTGCAGATGTTCAAAAGAGGAAGTCATTAGCAGATGTTTCTATCAGTACAAATAAATCTGTCTTGAGAAGATGGAGTGCAGGTATGGGAGAGACCTCTGTTCAAGACCAGCCAGAAGTTGCAACTGAAGATCCTCTTCCAGTGACCTCCAATGATGTGGTAGATGTCGATAACCATAAGAATTCGGAAGAAGTGGTGTCTGATTTTACTTCTGAAAGTCACGATAACGATGAGATAAATGCTGGTGACATAAAACAGGAAAGACAGGAAAATAGTTCCTATGCTATAGATAATGCAAAAGAAACTGAGTCAAAAGAGGAAACTGCCAGAAAGTTGGCAGCGTCAGAAGAATGgaataaaagaaagcaagaagagtTCAACCAGATTCTTAAGAAAATGGTTGAAAGCAAGCCTGTTATGTTTGGGAAGTCCCAGCCCAGCAGAAACCAGAATATTCCTTTTGAACAGAGGGGAGGGTCTTATGATAATTATAAGGAGAAAAGGGATGCAAAACTCCGAGGAGAGAATACTGGAAAGCGGGTAGAAAAAGAAGCACAGTTTCGAGAAATGCAGCAACTACTTGATAAGAGGAAAGAAATGTTATCCAAAAATCTGAGTGCAAGTAAAAAAAGTGCTACAAGGTTGCCCCAAAAATCACTAAGAAATCCAACTCAACCTGCAAATTCTCCAAAAGAGACCTCTAAACCTATAGCTACAAAGAAGACATCTAAAACGTCACCAGTGCCTGCTATTCGGAAATCATGGTCAGCAATGCCTTCACCAAGGGCTGCAGGGACATCTCCTGTTAAATCACGCAGTGGCATTTCATCTGCTAGCACCACCCCAACACGTCGGAAACCAATCTCGACATCTTCTGTGCCTCAACCAATCCCCCAAAGGGAGAAGTCCCAGCATCGAAACAGAAATGAGAAAGAACCTCAGACTGGCAGTGCCAGAAGTGTCAAAAGCAATGAGAAATGGCAGACAGCTGTTGCAAATAAGAGCAAGGCAACCAAAGCAAAAGTAACGAAAGCTTCTGAAGAAACCACTGTTCCTTCAAAGATTAGCTTGGCTAGCAAGGGAACCAAGAAAAGCAGTGTGGTGCCATTGGAATCGAAACCATTTCTACGTAAGGGTTCTCGGATGGGAAATGGTACAGGGACTGGTGCTGGTAATCTTAACAAGAGAAAAACTCCTCCTAAGCTGGACAAatctctcaatgaaaatggtatTCAACATCAAGAAACGGAATTGGTTCTCAATGCTTCTGATCTGAACAGTCAACATTCAGACAGGGACACTGCAACACCCACTCATCAGAATTCTGCTACAGAACCAGAAACTCAGGTAAATAACCACTTGCAATGTGGTGAAATAGGAAATTTAGACCAAGATCCTACTGaagttggtgatgtctcaacagATGTAATAGAGTCTCCCATagaaataaggaatgaagagtcAACCATATCACCCTCTGCCTGGGTGGAGGAGACCGAAGAGGATCTGGAACTGTCCAGGCCATGCGATGACAACACATTTCAACCCACATCTCTGGCTGGTATCCCTCCAGCAGGATCCGCTAGTCCCCGTGTTCGCCATTCTCTGTCGCAAATGCTTCAAGAAGAAAACAGTGAACCTGACACTTGTGAATGGGGAAATGCTGAGAATCCTCCGGCCATTATATCCCAAAAAGATGCACCCAAAGGTTTCAAAAGGCTCCTGAAATTTGCTCGGAAGAGCAAAGGTGGTGGTGATACAGGTTCTACTGGTTGGTCTAGTCCATCCGTATTCTCCGAAGGAGAGGACGATGCTGAGGATTTTAAAAACTCCAATAAAAGAAATGCCGACAATCTACTGAGAAAGGCTGCCCTTAATATGAAGAGTTATGGGCAACCAAAAAGTTCAATGCATGAAGGATATGAAAGAAATTTAG CAAGTAGAGATGATGGCAAGGGTTCTCACAAGATGCATGATGGTGTCAGTTCTACAAGAG CGACAAGGTCATTCTTTTCTCTTTCAGCTTTTAGGGGAAGCAAACCCTCCGAGTCATAG